In one window of Propionispora hippei DSM 15287 DNA:
- a CDS encoding amidohydrolase → MDTHAKKRQVIAIIDAMRPELEAISLFLHQNPELGGQEHQAAQRLMEAARQRNFTVQQAISGYETAFIAKKGHSGPKIAFLAEYDALPGLGHACGHNLIAAMSWGAAAAFAEVAGNQAVSCLIGCPAEETSGAKVSMANDGVFDELTAALIVHPGDANNLGGTSYASHPLQVTFRGRSAHVASKTDKGSNALDALVMFYQGLQQLRHTFTQENIIAGMITKGGVAPNIVPAEAEAKFTVRALSSYYLETTILPAVQRLAQGVALATGTAVETCHYEPLFKELLNHPKLLQLYQNNMMLLGEPVTRLKSQDADGSTDVGNVSHAVPTIHPDIVIGSPLTAHTPEFALAAGSPYAQERLLVGAKAMAMTAVDLLTTSL, encoded by the coding sequence ATGGATACACACGCCAAAAAAAGACAGGTTATCGCCATCATTGATGCCATGCGGCCGGAATTGGAGGCCATCAGCCTCTTTCTGCATCAGAATCCGGAGCTTGGCGGCCAGGAGCATCAGGCAGCTCAACGCCTGATGGAGGCTGCCCGGCAGAGAAATTTTACCGTTCAACAAGCAATTAGCGGCTATGAGACGGCTTTCATCGCCAAAAAAGGACATTCCGGCCCTAAAATAGCTTTTTTAGCTGAGTATGACGCCCTGCCGGGTTTGGGGCATGCCTGTGGTCACAATTTAATCGCCGCCATGAGTTGGGGCGCGGCGGCAGCTTTTGCCGAAGTAGCCGGTAACCAAGCCGTTTCCTGTTTAATCGGCTGCCCAGCCGAAGAAACCAGCGGTGCCAAAGTCAGTATGGCAAATGACGGTGTTTTTGACGAACTGACAGCCGCGCTGATTGTTCACCCGGGAGATGCCAACAATCTGGGCGGTACTTCCTATGCCTCTCATCCACTGCAGGTGACCTTCCGCGGCCGGTCGGCCCACGTAGCCAGCAAGACCGATAAAGGCAGTAATGCTCTTGATGCGCTGGTCATGTTTTATCAGGGCTTGCAGCAGCTCCGGCATACCTTTACCCAGGAGAATATCATCGCCGGCATGATTACCAAAGGCGGTGTCGCTCCCAATATCGTCCCGGCTGAAGCGGAAGCCAAATTTACCGTCCGCGCCTTGTCTTCGTACTATCTGGAAACCACTATCCTGCCGGCCGTACAGCGCCTTGCCCAGGGAGTGGCCCTGGCAACCGGTACGGCAGTAGAAACCTGTCACTATGAACCGCTGTTTAAAGAACTGCTCAATCATCCCAAACTACTGCAGCTATACCAGAACAACATGATGCTGCTCGGTGAACCAGTCACGCGCCTTAAGTCACAGGATGCCGATGGCTCCACCGATGTAGGCAATGTGAGCCACGCCGTGCCCACCATTCATCCCGATATTGTCATCGGCAGCCCATTAACCGCCCATACTCCGGAATTTGCCCTGGCAGCAGGCTCTCCCTACGCGCAGGAACGCCTGCTGGTAGGCGCTAAGGCCATGGCCATGACGGCGGTTGATTTGCTAACTACCAGTCTTTAA
- a CDS encoding DMT family transporter yields the protein MTAQRKADLLLVLVTLCWGSSYLFMKLGLASLQEFNLIGLRFGIAFVVAAVIFNRRLRNLDRKVLKASLFLGSLLFACFVAIVFGVKHTTTANAGFLISLSVIFVPVFSAVLLKKAPQRKVWCGALAALTGIGLLTLQSRLSINAGDGWCIAGAALYGAYIIVTGILTQKVDSITLGVLQLGVAGGWGFAVSALTETPKLPATLENWLFVLGLSLLCSAFGFIGQTAAQRYTTAAHTGLIFSLEPIFAALFAFLFTGETLTLQGYFGATVVLAGVVSVELDSSMLKNLLSTSLHAARKY from the coding sequence ATGACTGCACAGCGAAAAGCGGATCTGTTACTGGTGCTGGTAACTTTATGTTGGGGATCATCCTATTTGTTTATGAAGCTGGGATTAGCTTCTTTACAGGAATTTAATCTGATCGGGCTGCGTTTTGGCATCGCTTTCGTGGTGGCGGCGGTAATCTTTAACCGCCGGCTGCGCAATCTGGACCGTAAAGTTCTTAAGGCCTCGCTATTTTTGGGGTCGTTGTTGTTTGCCTGCTTTGTGGCAATTGTATTTGGCGTAAAACATACAACTACCGCTAATGCCGGTTTCTTAATCAGCCTATCAGTTATTTTCGTACCGGTTTTTTCGGCGGTACTGTTGAAAAAAGCGCCACAGCGCAAGGTATGGTGCGGAGCGCTGGCGGCATTAACCGGCATCGGTCTGCTTACGCTGCAGAGCCGGTTGAGCATCAATGCCGGTGACGGCTGGTGTATTGCCGGCGCGGCCTTGTATGGGGCTTATATTATTGTGACAGGCATATTGACTCAAAAGGTGGATTCGATTACGCTGGGCGTATTGCAGCTTGGCGTTGCCGGCGGCTGGGGATTTGCCGTATCGGCTTTAACCGAGACACCCAAGCTGCCGGCAACACTGGAGAACTGGCTGTTTGTGCTTGGTCTGAGCCTGTTATGCAGCGCTTTTGGCTTTATTGGTCAGACGGCGGCCCAACGGTATACAACAGCCGCTCACACAGGATTGATTTTCTCGCTGGAGCCGATTTTTGCCGCCCTCTTTGCTTTTCTGTTTACCGGTGAGACATTGACGCTGCAGGGCTATTTTGGTGCCACCGTGGTTCTGGCTGGCGTGGTAAGCGTGGAACTGGACAGCAGTATGCTCAAAAATCTACTGTCGACCTCCCTGCATGCTGCAAGAAAATATTGA
- a CDS encoding S66 peptidase family protein, with translation MQVSSRIKPRRLRPGATLGIIAPASPGDAQVAAAGLELLRAKGFSLQVGHSCDQKAGFLSGPDRERAADIHAMFADPNIDGILCLRGGYGTMRLLDLLDYELIRTHPKVFVGYSDITALHTAIGQRSGLVTFHGPMVASDMGHEMPDYTWNGFSRAVMNDQPLGRLSNPACTASPSWLAAGKAQGILAGGNLSLIVSTLGTPYELDTAGKILCLEEVGEAPYRLDRMLTQLLLAGKLQAAAGIVFDMCADCDDADDTPGFTTEEVLQERLGQLPVPVLSRFYFGHTSEKATLPFGIAAELDSAANSFAVTETATID, from the coding sequence ATGCAAGTCAGTTCTCGCATAAAACCCCGGCGTCTCCGTCCCGGCGCCACCCTTGGTATCATCGCTCCGGCCAGCCCCGGCGATGCCCAGGTGGCTGCAGCAGGCCTTGAATTGCTGCGCGCAAAAGGTTTTTCCCTGCAGGTGGGTCATTCCTGTGACCAGAAGGCAGGCTTCTTATCCGGTCCGGACAGAGAGCGCGCCGCCGATATTCATGCCATGTTTGCTGATCCCAACATCGACGGCATACTCTGCCTGCGTGGCGGCTACGGCACCATGCGCCTCTTAGACTTGCTCGACTATGAACTAATTCGAACCCATCCCAAGGTTTTTGTCGGCTACAGCGATATAACGGCTTTGCATACCGCCATCGGCCAGCGCAGCGGGCTGGTTACCTTTCACGGTCCCATGGTCGCCTCCGATATGGGCCATGAGATGCCCGACTATACCTGGAACGGGTTCAGCCGGGCCGTTATGAATGACCAACCGCTGGGCCGGCTTTCAAATCCGGCCTGCACCGCTTCCCCCTCCTGGCTTGCGGCGGGAAAAGCGCAGGGAATACTGGCCGGCGGCAACCTAAGCCTGATCGTTTCCACCCTGGGAACCCCTTACGAACTGGATACAGCCGGCAAAATTCTTTGCCTGGAAGAGGTGGGCGAAGCTCCCTACCGGCTTGACCGGATGCTGACCCAGCTCTTGCTGGCCGGCAAGCTGCAAGCGGCAGCAGGCATTGTGTTCGACATGTGCGCCGACTGCGATGACGCCGACGATACTCCCGGCTTTACGACCGAAGAGGTACTACAAGAACGGCTGGGACAACTGCCGGTTCCGGTACTGTCCCGCTTCTACTTCGGCCATACCAGCGAAAAAGCAACGCTGCCTTTCGGTATTGCGGCAGAGCTGGACTCTGCCGCAAACAGCTTTGCTGTTACCGAGACAGCAACAATAGATTAG
- a CDS encoding serine hydrolase, whose translation MKQLEQTIQQILTTCPCQQALLVRHLPSGRQFALNPDQVFPAASMIKLPIMYEVMRQASQGLLALEELLEVTEAVRVGGAGILQELRPGIALTVQELVTLMIVISDNTATNLLLNRLGLAAVNNTAEQLGLTNTVLRRRMMDFAAARAGQENHTSAADIAKLLEIMYQQTTLPPEYGKLMLNILKRQQIRDKLPFYLPEDIAIAHKTGTLDGVEHDAGILFSAGGPYLISVMTAGLPANYQGLQLVAQIGRAIFEYSHTPSARTNC comes from the coding sequence ATGAAACAATTGGAGCAAACCATTCAACAAATACTAACCACCTGTCCCTGCCAGCAGGCCCTGCTGGTCAGGCACCTTCCCAGCGGCCGCCAATTCGCGCTAAACCCGGATCAGGTATTTCCTGCTGCCAGCATGATCAAGCTGCCGATTATGTATGAAGTGATGCGCCAAGCTTCCCAGGGCCTGCTCGCCCTGGAGGAGCTCCTGGAGGTAACGGAAGCCGTCCGGGTGGGCGGTGCCGGCATCTTGCAGGAGCTGCGTCCGGGAATTGCCCTGACAGTCCAGGAGCTAGTCACACTGATGATTGTCATCAGTGATAACACGGCCACCAATCTGCTGCTAAATCGGCTTGGTCTGGCTGCTGTCAATAACACGGCTGAACAGCTCGGTCTTACCAATACCGTCTTGCGCCGCCGGATGATGGATTTTGCCGCCGCCCGGGCCGGGCAGGAAAACCACACCTCTGCCGCCGATATAGCCAAACTGCTGGAAATCATGTACCAACAGACGACGCTGCCGCCGGAATACGGCAAGCTGATGCTGAATATCCTGAAACGACAGCAAATCCGCGATAAGCTCCCTTTTTATCTTCCCGAAGATATTGCCATCGCCCACAAGACAGGAACGCTGGACGGCGTAGAGCACGACGCCGGTATTTTGTTTTCTGCCGGCGGTCCTTATCTCATCAGTGTGATGACTGCCGGCTTACCGGCTAATTATCAGGGCCTGCAATTGGTGGCGCAAATTGGCCGGGCGATTTTTGAGTACAGCCATACACCTTCCGCCAGGACCAATTGCTGA
- a CDS encoding LysR family transcriptional regulator, whose protein sequence is MSITKYQVFLNTVELGSLTKTAEALNLTQSGVSHAIASLEAEFGFLLLIRDRAGIRLTSNGERLLRYVRDILQANERLKQEVAAINGLETGTVRIGSFASVSTQWLPPILQEFQRQHPSIELKLLEGDYDDIDRWIANGSVDFGFISAPSSKAFEIMPLNRDRMLCILPLGHPLGKKPFITFAEIKNEPFIMPAWGKDDDVRRLLQKNKIVPKVKFEVAEDRTIIAMVQSGLGISILPEMVLFRLADGLHTLELEKPHFRTIGIAAPSLTAISPAAKKVIAGVRTWLETQALLEY, encoded by the coding sequence ATGTCGATTACCAAATACCAAGTGTTTCTGAATACAGTAGAACTTGGCAGTCTTACCAAAACAGCGGAAGCGCTCAATCTGACCCAGTCCGGCGTCAGCCACGCCATCGCCAGCCTGGAGGCGGAGTTTGGTTTTTTACTGCTCATCCGGGATCGTGCGGGTATCCGGCTAACCAGCAACGGCGAACGGCTGCTGCGGTATGTCCGGGATATTTTGCAGGCGAATGAACGGCTGAAACAGGAAGTAGCCGCAATTAACGGCCTGGAAACCGGCACGGTGCGGATTGGATCATTCGCCAGTGTTTCCACTCAGTGGCTCCCTCCCATCCTGCAGGAATTTCAACGTCAGCATCCTTCTATCGAATTAAAACTGCTGGAAGGCGATTACGACGACATTGATCGCTGGATTGCCAACGGTTCGGTGGATTTTGGCTTTATTTCCGCACCTTCCTCCAAAGCCTTCGAAATCATGCCGCTGAACCGTGACCGGATGCTCTGCATTCTCCCGCTCGGTCACCCGCTGGGTAAAAAGCCCTTCATTACCTTTGCCGAAATAAAAAACGAACCGTTTATTATGCCGGCCTGGGGCAAAGACGATGATGTCCGGCGGCTGCTGCAAAAAAACAAAATTGTTCCTAAAGTCAAATTTGAGGTAGCCGAAGACCGGACGATTATCGCCATGGTGCAAAGCGGCCTAGGCATCAGCATATTGCCGGAAATGGTACTGTTCCGCCTGGCCGATGGCCTGCATACGCTGGAACTGGAAAAACCTCATTTTCGTACCATCGGCATTGCCGCCCCCTCACTTACCGCCATATCGCCGGCCGCCAAAAAAGTAATCGCCGGCGTCCGTACCTGGCTGGAAACGCAAGCACTGCTGGAATATTAA
- a CDS encoding peptide ABC transporter substrate-binding protein, whose translation MSFRKLLTFLLAAILLTALSTGCGKTTSNEQVLRYALEAEPATLDPGKSTAIPESLAELQIFEGLTRLDAKDQPVPGVAESWDVSADGLTYVFHLRTDAKWSNGDPVTAQNFVFAWKRVLNPDFASENAYMLFPIKQAEAYNGKQASADQLGVKAVDAHTLEVTLEKPTAYFLSLVAFHAFYPVHEETVTAHPDSWATDVATLVGNGPFKVTNWVHNGQIDFAKNDAYWDAASVKLAKMEWPISDSQATRLSMVENNQVDMMVEPPVSEHDRLKQEGLLSISPYLGDYYYVFNTKQPPFDNPKVRQAFSLAINREALVTNVIKGGKRPAYAWVAPGLINPATGKDFREEGGNYVTENTDQAKKLLAEAGYPDGKGLPPITILYNTSELHKAIAEAIQEMWKQNLGVEVSLTNQESKVFLESRTQGQFQVARASWVGDYADPMTFIDVFRDSGNDAKYHNPVYNRLVEQAQSTNDQSVRMKAMHDAEQLLFADAVIMPIYYTTQPYVAKPYVKGYFWSILGPADFKTAYIEK comes from the coding sequence ATGTCTTTCAGAAAACTACTTACCTTTTTGCTGGCGGCCATCTTGTTGACGGCCTTAAGCACAGGCTGCGGCAAAACTACCAGTAACGAACAGGTGCTCCGCTACGCGCTGGAAGCCGAACCGGCCACTCTGGACCCCGGCAAGTCTACGGCCATTCCCGAATCACTGGCCGAACTCCAGATTTTTGAGGGCCTTACCCGTCTGGACGCCAAGGACCAGCCAGTGCCAGGAGTAGCCGAAAGCTGGGATGTTTCGGCCGACGGCCTGACCTATGTATTTCATTTACGCACCGATGCCAAATGGTCAAACGGTGATCCGGTCACCGCCCAGAACTTTGTCTTTGCCTGGAAGCGGGTACTAAATCCCGACTTTGCTTCGGAAAATGCTTATATGCTGTTCCCCATCAAACAGGCTGAGGCATATAATGGAAAACAGGCGTCTGCCGACCAACTGGGCGTTAAAGCGGTTGATGCCCATACGTTGGAAGTGACTCTGGAAAAACCGACTGCTTATTTTCTCAGCTTGGTAGCCTTTCATGCCTTCTATCCGGTCCATGAAGAAACGGTAACCGCCCATCCCGATTCCTGGGCCACCGATGTGGCCACCTTGGTCGGCAACGGTCCGTTTAAAGTAACCAACTGGGTACATAACGGTCAAATTGATTTTGCCAAAAACGATGCCTACTGGGATGCCGCCAGCGTCAAGCTGGCTAAAATGGAATGGCCCATCAGCGATTCCCAGGCAACCCGCCTGTCCATGGTCGAAAACAACCAGGTCGATATGATGGTGGAACCGCCGGTCAGCGAGCATGACCGGCTGAAGCAGGAAGGCTTACTTAGCATCTCGCCCTATCTGGGTGATTATTACTATGTATTTAATACCAAGCAACCGCCCTTCGATAACCCCAAGGTCCGGCAGGCCTTTTCCCTGGCTATCAACCGGGAAGCCTTGGTCACGAACGTTATCAAAGGCGGTAAAAGGCCGGCTTATGCCTGGGTAGCACCGGGATTGATCAATCCGGCCACCGGGAAGGACTTCCGCGAGGAAGGCGGCAACTATGTGACGGAAAATACCGACCAGGCAAAAAAACTGCTGGCCGAAGCCGGTTATCCTGACGGGAAGGGGCTGCCGCCGATTACCATATTATATAATACCAGCGAACTCCATAAAGCCATTGCCGAAGCCATCCAGGAAATGTGGAAACAGAATTTAGGCGTTGAGGTAAGCCTGACCAACCAGGAGTCCAAAGTATTCCTGGAGTCGCGGACACAGGGTCAGTTTCAGGTTGCCCGTGCTTCCTGGGTAGGCGATTATGCCGACCCCATGACGTTTATTGATGTGTTCAGAGATTCCGGCAATGACGCCAAATACCACAATCCGGTCTATAACCGGCTGGTTGAACAGGCACAGTCAACCAATGATCAATCCGTCCGGATGAAGGCCATGCACGATGCCGAACAACTGCTGTTTGCCGATGCCGTAATCATGCCCATCTATTATACGACACAACCCTATGTGGCTAAACCCTATGTAAAGGGTTATTTCTGGTCCATCCTTGGTCCGGCGGACTTTAAAACGGCTTATATTGAAAAATAA
- the recQ gene encoding DNA helicase RecQ codes for MSQEEANSQGNRRTVPENLNRVGLAEARQLLRTYYGYTDFRPGQAEIIGSLLQRQDTVAIMPTGAGKSLCFQIPALLLPGITLVISPLISLMKDQVDTLSSLGISAAFINSSLTAAEVEARIAAAQAGKYKLLYVAPERLESDLFQQAVQRLDVSLVAVDEAHCVSQWGHDFRPSYRFIRTFITRLKKRPVIGAFTATATDQVRQDIIGLMGLSRPILYFSGFDRPNLSFSVLRGENKQNFILKYLANNEGRSGIIYAATRNEVDNLYELLIAQGYQAGRYHAGLTDEERKQSQERFIRDDIRIMVATNAFGMGIDKPDVRYVIHFNMPKNMESYYQEAGRAGRDGEPAECLLLFGPQDPLLQKFLIDQSVAEEERKSSEFGKLQAMVDYCHTPACLRSYILSYFGDTAAQLECGNCGNCNNDEELTNITVEAQKIFSCVLRVKERYGIAFIADVLKGAKNQKVLQQNCHTLSVYGIMKDRSLQSIKDLINRLVATEYLALTESQYPVVRMTGKGVAVLQKKEEVWQKVPRQRQRQETDNSLFALLRKLRKDIADRAQVPPYVIFADTTLREMSETYPLDAAALRAVKGVGETKLARYGEEFLQVIREYVAEHRPVVPEAVPVAFDADEEQDKDKANEERPSHEVTLQLYREGLAPEEIARQRDLKLITVQEHLFRCSQEGHVLDWSRLIPQEQEALILEKIGELGAGKLKPLKEALPENIEYGTIKAVIYKYKQA; via the coding sequence ATGTCACAAGAGGAAGCTAATTCACAGGGAAACAGAAGAACTGTTCCAGAGAATTTGAATAGAGTAGGGTTAGCTGAAGCGCGGCAGCTTCTGCGGACCTATTACGGTTATACCGATTTCCGGCCGGGTCAGGCGGAAATTATCGGCAGTCTGCTGCAACGGCAGGATACGGTGGCCATTATGCCGACAGGAGCAGGCAAGTCCCTTTGCTTCCAAATTCCGGCCTTGCTGTTGCCGGGAATTACCCTGGTCATATCGCCGTTAATTTCGTTAATGAAGGATCAGGTGGATACGCTCTCGTCACTCGGTATTTCCGCCGCCTTTATCAATAGCTCGTTAACGGCTGCCGAAGTGGAAGCAAGAATAGCGGCCGCACAAGCTGGTAAATACAAGCTGCTATACGTCGCGCCGGAACGGTTGGAATCCGATTTATTTCAACAGGCGGTTCAGCGGTTGGATGTTTCACTGGTAGCCGTTGACGAGGCTCATTGTGTTTCCCAGTGGGGGCATGATTTCCGGCCAAGCTATCGCTTTATCCGCACCTTCATTACCCGCCTGAAAAAGCGGCCGGTCATCGGCGCTTTTACGGCGACCGCCACCGATCAGGTGCGGCAGGATATTATTGGACTGATGGGACTTAGCCGGCCTATATTATATTTTAGCGGTTTTGACCGCCCCAATTTATCATTTTCGGTGCTCAGGGGTGAAAACAAGCAAAACTTCATTTTGAAGTATTTGGCCAACAATGAAGGCCGGTCGGGAATTATTTATGCGGCGACCCGCAATGAAGTGGACAACCTATATGAACTGCTTATTGCCCAAGGCTATCAGGCCGGCCGGTATCATGCCGGTTTGACGGATGAGGAGCGGAAGCAGAGTCAGGAGCGGTTTATCCGTGACGATATTCGCATTATGGTGGCAACCAATGCCTTTGGCATGGGCATCGACAAACCGGATGTACGCTATGTTATTCATTTTAATATGCCAAAGAATATGGAGTCCTACTATCAGGAGGCCGGCCGGGCCGGCCGGGATGGTGAGCCGGCCGAGTGTTTGCTGCTTTTCGGCCCTCAAGACCCGTTGCTGCAAAAATTCCTCATTGATCAGTCGGTCGCGGAGGAAGAGCGAAAGAGCAGTGAGTTTGGCAAACTGCAGGCCATGGTTGATTATTGCCACACACCTGCCTGCCTTCGCAGCTATATTCTGTCATACTTCGGCGATACCGCCGCGCAGTTGGAATGCGGTAACTGCGGCAATTGCAACAATGATGAAGAATTAACCAATATTACGGTCGAAGCGCAGAAAATATTTTCCTGCGTCCTGCGGGTCAAGGAACGGTACGGCATTGCTTTTATCGCCGATGTACTGAAGGGTGCGAAAAATCAAAAGGTATTACAACAAAACTGCCATACCCTTTCGGTGTATGGTATTATGAAGGATCGTTCGCTGCAGAGTATTAAGGATTTGATTAATCGGCTGGTTGCCACTGAATATCTGGCCTTGACAGAGAGCCAGTATCCGGTGGTGCGCATGACCGGCAAAGGGGTGGCGGTGCTGCAGAAGAAGGAAGAGGTCTGGCAGAAGGTGCCACGGCAGCGTCAGCGTCAGGAAACGGACAACTCTCTGTTTGCCCTGTTGCGCAAGCTGCGTAAGGACATTGCCGATCGGGCTCAGGTTCCCCCCTATGTTATTTTCGCCGATACTACTTTAAGAGAAATGAGTGAAACCTATCCCCTGGATGCTGCGGCGCTGCGGGCAGTTAAGGGAGTGGGCGAGACAAAGCTGGCGCGGTATGGCGAGGAATTTCTGCAGGTCATCCGGGAATACGTCGCCGAGCATCGGCCGGTCGTGCCTGAGGCTGTACCTGTTGCCTTTGATGCGGATGAGGAGCAGGATAAAGATAAAGCGAATGAGGAACGTCCCAGCCATGAAGTGACGCTGCAGTTATATCGGGAAGGGCTTGCGCCGGAGGAGATTGCCCGGCAGCGTGACCTGAAGCTTATCACTGTTCAGGAGCATCTGTTCCGCTGCAGTCAGGAAGGGCATGTACTGGATTGGTCGCGTCTGATACCTCAGGAACAGGAAGCCTTGATTTTGGAAAAAATCGGGGAATTAGGGGCGGGAAAGCTAAAACCGTTGAAGGAAGCCCTGCCGGAGAATATTGAATACGGGACCATCAAGGCGGTAATCTATAAATATAAACAGGCGTAA